The following are encoded in a window of Flavobacterium psychrotrophum genomic DNA:
- a CDS encoding helix-turn-helix transcriptional regulator: MKISVTDKGRTGIMLEFSKAIGATIEGRYYHIPKDRGEGFITGFSWEDNELRMMVRNYYLNEEVLLERNNEIAEGEEDVIFLLSGIFPSPVQVEKQPLPEQASVLICIQAVSSAVAMPSNTFFRSIGIAVSRQYLKKLFGNVVHPVVVSILEAKEYFAFETAISAEMIKTAGEILHPPVPEGVESYYCKLKCEELLCHVFSLLMQREATPTKGMHIHDIKAIYAIKDYLLSHINVPPNIATLANQASMSEPKLRKLFKQTFGKGVFEYYQSARMQEAALLLKEKRLSVSEVGYRLGFTNLSHFSRVFAQHIGMKPKQYSVN, translated from the coding sequence ATGAAAATATCTGTTACAGATAAAGGCCGCACAGGTATTATGCTTGAGTTTTCTAAAGCCATTGGCGCTACCATAGAAGGACGGTATTATCATATTCCTAAAGACAGGGGAGAGGGGTTTATAACCGGATTTTCATGGGAAGATAATGAACTGCGGATGATGGTGCGCAATTATTACCTTAATGAGGAAGTTCTGCTTGAGCGCAATAATGAGATAGCAGAAGGAGAGGAGGATGTAATTTTTCTTTTAAGCGGAATTTTTCCATCTCCTGTTCAGGTAGAAAAGCAGCCATTACCGGAGCAGGCCAGCGTGCTTATTTGTATACAGGCCGTATCTTCGGCAGTTGCCATGCCTTCAAATACATTTTTCAGGAGTATTGGTATCGCAGTTTCCAGGCAGTACCTTAAAAAGCTTTTTGGTAATGTGGTCCATCCTGTAGTTGTCAGTATTTTAGAAGCTAAAGAATACTTTGCGTTTGAAACGGCAATCTCGGCTGAAATGATAAAAACCGCCGGAGAAATCCTGCATCCGCCTGTACCGGAAGGTGTAGAGAGCTACTACTGTAAACTAAAATGCGAAGAGCTGCTGTGCCATGTTTTCAGCCTGCTCATGCAACGTGAGGCAACACCAACCAAAGGTATGCACATACATGATATTAAGGCTATTTACGCAATTAAAGACTACTTATTGTCGCATATTAATGTGCCGCCCAATATTGCTACCCTTGCTAATCAAGCTTCCATGAGCGAACCCAAATTACGAAAGCTTTTTAAGCAAACGTTTGGCAAAGGGGTGTTTGAATATTACCAGTCAGCACGCATGCAGGAAGCGGCACTGCTGCTCAAAGAAAAACGACTTTCGGTATCTGAGGTGGGCTACCGGCTGGGCTTTACAAACCTGAGTCATTTTTCAAGGGTTTTTGCGCAGCACATCGGTATGAAGCCTAAACAATATTCTGTAAATTAA
- a CDS encoding nuclear transport factor 2 family protein, protein MNVHIFINEWIAAGNAFDTEKYLSHYLPDAVLDDSSVRRKFIGQEGIRNYFESYFIGYNTNTELVHLEVANAQSVHVEVKFTGDFPEGEIGGTFDIAFKQDKISFIKADLI, encoded by the coding sequence ATGAACGTACACATATTTATAAATGAGTGGATTGCCGCAGGCAATGCATTTGATACAGAAAAGTATTTGAGCCACTATTTGCCGGATGCCGTTTTAGATGATTCATCTGTAAGGCGAAAATTTATAGGGCAGGAGGGAATAAGGAACTATTTTGAGAGCTATTTTATAGGATATAATACAAATACTGAGTTGGTACACCTGGAGGTTGCAAATGCTCAAAGTGTGCATGTTGAAGTTAAATTCACCGGAGATTTTCCGGAAGGAGAAATAGGAGGGACATTTGATATTGCCTTTAAACAGGATAAAATATCTTTTATTAAAGCAGACTTAATATAA
- a CDS encoding SDR family oxidoreductase — protein MQKTIFITGASAGLGKVTAKLFQQRGWNVIATMRNPERETELNDLKNVTVLRLDVTNPEQISETVAGVLTNHEVDVVLNNAGYGLIGPLESFTDEQISTQIHTNLFGVINVSRAFLPYFRERKAGTFINVTSSFGLLSYPTCSVYSATKFAVDGFSEGLSHELAQFGIMVKVVAPGGMQTDFAGRSLQGGMHTAYTKLVEKVSEGYSAEQIANYTKPQEVAQVIFDAATDGSNQLRYIAGKDAIALYTERLKNGPEAQVQNVRAQFLFD, from the coding sequence ATGCAAAAGACAATTTTTATTACAGGGGCTTCTGCCGGATTAGGAAAAGTAACGGCAAAGCTATTTCAGCAACGGGGCTGGAATGTAATAGCCACTATGCGCAACCCCGAAAGAGAAACAGAGCTTAATGATTTAAAAAATGTAACAGTGCTGCGCCTGGATGTTACCAATCCTGAACAGATTAGCGAAACCGTGGCAGGTGTATTAACCAATCATGAAGTTGATGTAGTACTTAATAATGCGGGCTATGGCCTGATTGGGCCACTGGAGTCTTTTACCGATGAACAGATCAGTACGCAAATCCATACAAATCTATTTGGGGTAATAAATGTTTCCAGGGCATTTCTGCCTTATTTCAGGGAAAGAAAAGCCGGTACGTTTATTAATGTAACCTCATCTTTTGGCTTGTTGAGTTATCCAACCTGTTCTGTTTACAGTGCCACTAAATTTGCTGTCGATGGCTTTTCAGAAGGCTTGTCGCACGAGCTGGCACAGTTTGGCATTATGGTGAAGGTAGTGGCTCCGGGCGGTATGCAAACCGATTTTGCAGGACGATCTTTGCAGGGAGGCATGCATACTGCTTATACAAAACTGGTAGAAAAGGTAAGCGAAGGATATAGCGCAGAACAAATTGCGAACTATACTAAGCCGCAAGAAGTGGCACAGGTTATTTTTGATGCAGCTACGGATGGGTCAAACCAGCTGCGGTACATCGCAGGTAAAGATGCAATAGCTTTATATACTGAACGTTTGAAAAACGGACCTGAAGCACAGGTACAAAACGTAAGGGCACAGTTTTTATTTGACTAA
- a CDS encoding helix-turn-helix domain-containing protein, which translates to MKKQPVVFNSLSQLHKAMGQPAPAHPLISIMNYGEASFDPKDFEQGIILNFYKVSFKTTFSGKLRYGQGYYDFEEGGMSFIAPGQLLRMQDEEADYDGMTLHIHPDFLRGYSLNTAIKQFGFFTYSAAEALYLSEKEKATILSVYQLIKDELDERIDKFSQDVIISQIELLLNYASRFYDRQFITRKVINNDVLGKLETILDDYFSNEDAMANGLPSVSFLAGQLKLTPRYLSDLLRSLTGQNTQQFIHEKLMEKAKDYLVKQQLTIAEVAYHLGFGHPQSLNKLFKSKTGLTPLQFREAVLKN; encoded by the coding sequence ATGAAAAAGCAACCTGTAGTATTTAATTCGCTATCCCAGCTTCATAAAGCAATGGGACAACCCGCGCCTGCGCATCCGTTAATAAGTATTATGAATTATGGTGAGGCCAGCTTTGATCCTAAAGATTTTGAGCAGGGAATTATTCTTAATTTTTATAAGGTGTCTTTTAAAACCACTTTTTCAGGAAAGCTACGGTACGGGCAGGGTTATTATGATTTTGAGGAAGGCGGAATGTCATTCATTGCGCCGGGGCAGTTATTGCGAATGCAGGATGAGGAAGCTGATTATGATGGCATGACCCTGCACATTCATCCGGACTTTTTAAGGGGATACTCTTTAAATACAGCTATAAAACAATTTGGTTTTTTTACGTACTCAGCTGCTGAAGCACTTTATCTTTCAGAAAAAGAAAAGGCAACCATATTGAGCGTTTACCAGCTTATAAAAGATGAGCTTGATGAGCGTATCGATAAATTTAGCCAGGATGTTATCATCTCTCAAATTGAACTGTTGCTAAATTATGCCAGCCGCTTTTATGACCGTCAATTTATAACCCGCAAGGTAATTAATAACGATGTACTGGGTAAATTAGAAACCATATTAGACGATTATTTTAGTAATGAAGATGCTATGGCTAATGGCCTGCCCTCTGTAAGTTTTTTAGCCGGGCAATTAAAACTCACGCCCCGTTACTTGAGCGATTTGCTTCGTAGCCTTACAGGTCAAAACACACAGCAGTTTATCCATGAAAAATTGATGGAAAAGGCGAAAGATTATTTAGTGAAACAGCAGTTAACTATTGCAGAGGTTGCCTACCATTTAGGGTTTGGGCATCCGCAGTCATTAAATAAATTGTTTAAAAGTAAAACCGGCCTTACACCGCTACAGTTTAGGGAAGCTGTTTTAAAAAATTAA
- a CDS encoding MazG-like protein has product MSKDNFDEVVNRSLELRKKYHKLELLHHGSEWTVEEDALAYLTDAGLVGRNIMSQQQRWPKADSQNELEHKLGENIWWLIVLANRSGIDIKDAVDKFLGKIEQLFGE; this is encoded by the coding sequence ATGAGCAAAGATAATTTTGATGAGGTTGTAAACCGTTCTTTAGAACTACGAAAAAAATACCACAAGCTTGAATTACTGCATCATGGCAGCGAATGGACTGTAGAAGAAGATGCGCTGGCTTACCTTACCGATGCCGGGCTTGTAGGCAGGAACATCATGTCGCAACAGCAACGATGGCCTAAGGCCGATTCTCAAAACGAGCTGGAGCACAAGCTTGGAGAAAACATATGGTGGCTTATAGTATTAGCAAACCGGTCTGGTATTGATATTAAAGATGCGGTAGACAAATTTCTTGGTAAGATAGAACAATTATTTGGCGAATAA
- a CDS encoding Crp/Fnr family transcriptional regulator, with translation METGTAKFLQDILSQFAGLAENDISVSAAFWRRREIPKGSFYNRQNVVCADLGIVVKGIFRVYYYDSKTNDEKNMFFFSEGQFIVSFRSFLYQYPCVYFIEALEDAEVLYVPYPDLQILYTSHKPWERFGRILAEHFFHQSQGRSEELFFFTHEQRYLNLLQQHPNIVQRIAALHIASYLGIKNQSLSRIKKRILDGQQSKQKK, from the coding sequence ATGGAAACAGGTACAGCAAAGTTTTTACAGGATATACTCTCTCAATTTGCAGGGTTGGCAGAAAATGATATTTCTGTCAGCGCTGCATTTTGGCGTAGGCGCGAAATTCCGAAAGGTAGTTTTTACAACCGCCAAAATGTAGTGTGTGCAGATCTGGGTATTGTAGTAAAAGGCATCTTCAGGGTATATTACTACGACAGCAAAACAAATGACGAAAAAAATATGTTCTTCTTTTCTGAGGGGCAGTTCATTGTTTCCTTTCGCAGCTTTCTGTACCAGTACCCCTGCGTATATTTTATAGAAGCCTTAGAAGATGCAGAGGTATTGTATGTACCCTACCCGGATTTACAAATCCTGTATACCAGCCATAAGCCTTGGGAACGCTTCGGGAGAATTTTGGCAGAGCATTTTTTTCACCAGTCGCAGGGCCGGTCAGAAGAGCTGTTCTTTTTTACCCACGAGCAGCGGTACCTTAATTTACTGCAACAGCACCCTAATATTGTACAGCGCATTGCTGCCCTGCACATAGCGTCTTACCTTGGCATAAAAAACCAGTCGCTAAGCCGGATAAAGAAAAGAATACTGGACGGGCAGCAGTCTAAACAAAAAAAATAG
- a CDS encoding FAD-dependent oxidoreductase, with protein sequence MLLDNKQVAIIGGGPGGLILARLLQQKGANVKVYERDTDQYVRQQGATLDLHHETGLRALREGGLIEAFRENYRPGAERVTITDNNAVVHYTEFENNPLTDLDDAHARPEIDRGPLRDLLIASLQDGTMVWDSKFAALNKNGSGWNILFDNGTSAYADLVIAADGANSKARKYITDIERIYSGFTIIEGNIYNAEKNAPHLWKLTNGGKVYAHWNGKAIVLSAKGEGSLSFYTITREADNWVTDSGIDFTNKESVFTWFKQRFSDWGTAWYEIFVTDDSYFVARPQYYFPQDQTWESLTNLTVLGDAAHQTPPSGDGVNQAMLDAVLLCEALCNSNFNTVQEAIAFYEKEMLSRASAITDEAMEQVENMLSENNIKFMLDFFALNSHG encoded by the coding sequence ATGTTATTAGACAATAAACAGGTGGCCATTATAGGTGGTGGCCCCGGAGGGTTGATACTTGCAAGGCTATTACAGCAAAAAGGTGCGAATGTAAAAGTATATGAACGCGATACCGACCAGTATGTGCGCCAACAGGGTGCTACGCTCGATTTGCATCATGAAACAGGATTAAGGGCACTAAGGGAAGGTGGGCTTATAGAGGCCTTTAGAGAAAATTACAGGCCCGGTGCTGAGAGGGTAACCATTACAGATAACAATGCAGTAGTGCACTATACAGAGTTTGAGAACAACCCGCTTACAGATCTGGATGACGCCCACGCCCGCCCGGAAATAGACCGTGGCCCCTTGCGCGACCTGCTCATAGCATCATTGCAGGACGGCACAATGGTATGGGATTCAAAATTTGCAGCGCTAAACAAAAATGGTAGTGGCTGGAACATACTTTTTGACAATGGAACCAGCGCTTATGCAGACCTGGTTATTGCCGCAGACGGTGCTAACTCTAAAGCAAGGAAATACATTACCGATATTGAGCGCATTTATTCAGGCTTTACCATTATAGAAGGCAATATTTATAATGCCGAAAAAAATGCACCGCACTTATGGAAACTTACCAATGGCGGAAAAGTATATGCTCACTGGAATGGTAAAGCTATAGTACTAAGTGCAAAGGGTGAGGGTTCGCTTTCATTCTACACCATTACCCGCGAAGCAGACAACTGGGTTACTGATTCAGGCATTGATTTTACCAATAAAGAAAGTGTTTTTACCTGGTTTAAACAGCGTTTTAGCGACTGGGGTACTGCCTGGTATGAAATATTTGTAACTGACGATTCTTATTTTGTTGCCCGTCCGCAATACTATTTTCCGCAAGACCAAACCTGGGAGAGCCTGACCAACCTGACCGTACTTGGCGATGCAGCACACCAAACACCACCATCGGGTGATGGTGTAAACCAGGCTATGCTAGATGCAGTGCTACTTTGCGAGGCACTTTGTAACAGTAATTTTAATACTGTACAGGAGGCAATTGCATTTTACGAAAAGGAAATGCTAAGCAGGGCATCGGCCATAACTGATGAGGCTATGGAGCAGGTAGAAAATATGCTCTCTGAAAACAATATTAAATTTATGCTTGATTTTTTTGCCCTGAACAGTCATGGTTAA